A part of Brachybacterium faecium DSM 4810 genomic DNA contains:
- a CDS encoding 3-ketoacyl-CoA thiolase (PFAM: Thiolase, C-terminal domain; Thiolase, N-terminal domain~TIGRFAM: acetyl-CoA acetyltransferases), with protein MTQPDVPQDALILGGNRLPFARSGGPYAGISNQDLLTAALEGLVARYGLQGEKLGEVAGGAVLKLAGDLNLTRESALGTPLDPRTPAIDMSKACATSLETVIHVSNRIQLGQIDSGIACGVDSASDSPIEVTPRLRRILHRAFAAKTAMQRVKALSAIRPADLAPVPPRNGEPRTGLSMGEHQAQTTAQWGIGRQEQDELALASHQKLAAAYDAGFFDDLVTGYRGLARDQNLRADSTLEKLGTLKPVFGVKSPQVAEPSMTAGNSTPLSDGASSVLMGSAAWAAERGLTPLARVVDARSAAVDFVHGDEGLLMAPVYAVPELLDAHGLTLQDLDFYEIHEAFASTVLTTLKAWESEEFCRERLGRGGALGSIDRAKLNVAGSSLAAGHPFAATGGRLVATLAKLLHERAQETGRIQRGLISVCAAAGQGTAVLLESVTD; from the coding sequence GTGACCCAGCCCGATGTCCCGCAGGACGCCCTGATCCTCGGCGGCAACCGCCTGCCCTTCGCCCGCTCCGGCGGCCCCTACGCCGGCATCTCCAACCAGGATCTGCTCACCGCGGCGCTCGAGGGCCTCGTGGCCCGCTACGGCCTGCAGGGCGAGAAGCTCGGCGAGGTCGCCGGCGGTGCCGTGCTCAAGCTCGCCGGGGATCTCAACCTCACCCGCGAGAGCGCTCTGGGCACCCCGCTGGATCCGCGCACCCCCGCGATCGACATGTCCAAGGCCTGCGCCACCAGCCTCGAGACCGTGATCCACGTGTCGAACCGGATCCAGCTGGGCCAGATCGACTCCGGCATCGCGTGCGGCGTGGACTCCGCCTCGGACTCCCCGATCGAGGTCACCCCGCGCCTGCGCCGCATCCTCCACCGCGCCTTCGCCGCGAAGACCGCGATGCAGCGCGTCAAGGCGCTCAGCGCGATCCGCCCAGCCGATCTCGCCCCGGTGCCGCCCCGCAACGGCGAGCCCCGCACCGGCCTCTCCATGGGCGAGCACCAGGCACAGACCACCGCCCAGTGGGGCATCGGCCGGCAGGAGCAGGACGAGCTCGCGCTCGCCTCCCACCAGAAGCTCGCCGCCGCCTACGACGCCGGGTTCTTCGACGACCTCGTCACCGGCTACCGCGGCCTGGCCCGCGACCAGAACCTCCGCGCCGACTCCACCCTCGAGAAGCTCGGCACCCTCAAGCCCGTCTTCGGGGTGAAGTCGCCGCAGGTGGCCGAGCCCAGCATGACCGCCGGCAACTCCACCCCGCTCTCCGACGGCGCGTCCTCCGTGCTGATGGGCAGCGCCGCCTGGGCCGCCGAGCGCGGCCTGACCCCGCTCGCCCGGGTGGTCGACGCCCGCAGCGCTGCGGTGGACTTCGTGCACGGGGACGAGGGCCTGCTCATGGCACCGGTCTACGCCGTGCCCGAGCTGCTCGACGCCCACGGCCTCACCCTGCAGGATCTCGACTTCTACGAGATCCACGAGGCTTTCGCCTCGACGGTGCTGACCACCCTGAAGGCCTGGGAATCCGAGGAGTTCTGCCGGGAGCGGCTCGGCCGCGGCGGAGCGCTCGGCAGCATCGACCGCGCGAAGCTCAACGTCGCCGGCTCCTCGCTCGCCGCGGGCCACCCCTTCGCCGCGACCGGCGGTCGCCTGGTGGCGACCCTGGCGAAGCTCCTGCACGAGCGGGCACAGGAGACCGGACGCATCCAGCGCGGCCTGATCTCGGTGTGCGCCGCCGCGGGGCAGGGCACCGCCGTGCTGCTCGAATCCGTCACCGACTGA
- a CDS encoding transcriptional regulator, tetR family (PFAM: Bacterial regulatory proteins, tetR family) — MNATTQAPVDGRSARWARHREERRAELLDVARHLIHERGPDVTMEDIAAASGTSKSIVYRYFDDKSHLQRALGRSILSTMHRKLLEEMHALEARVGREPDADERIHAMIRAYVETAQRSPGVYRFVTRPSDGLNHFLAAVSRLVATFLPDGTPAPQVWAHGAVGFVERAVDTWMTAHETAADDAAADETAADETVADDTPAAPLTSDQLVTHLVTWLMKGLHS; from the coding sequence GTGAATGCGACGACGCAAGCCCCCGTGGACGGCCGCTCTGCCCGCTGGGCCCGACACCGCGAGGAGAGACGTGCCGAGCTGCTGGACGTGGCGCGGCACCTCATCCATGAGCGCGGCCCGGACGTGACGATGGAGGACATCGCCGCGGCCTCCGGCACGTCCAAATCCATCGTCTACCGGTACTTCGACGACAAGTCCCATCTGCAGCGCGCACTGGGACGCAGCATCCTGTCCACGATGCACCGCAAGCTCCTCGAGGAGATGCACGCCCTCGAGGCCCGCGTGGGCCGGGAGCCCGACGCCGACGAGCGCATCCACGCGATGATCCGCGCCTACGTCGAGACGGCGCAGCGCTCCCCCGGCGTGTACCGCTTCGTCACCCGTCCCAGCGACGGGCTGAACCACTTCCTGGCCGCGGTCTCACGCCTGGTGGCGACCTTCCTGCCCGACGGCACCCCGGCCCCGCAGGTCTGGGCCCACGGCGCCGTGGGCTTCGTCGAACGCGCGGTGGACACCTGGATGACCGCGCACGAGACCGCCGCCGACGACGCCGCGGCCGACGAGACCGCAGCCGACGAGACCGTCGCGGACGACACCCCTGCAGCACCTCTCACCTCCGATCAGCTCGTGACCCACCTGGTCACCTGGCTCATGAAGGGACTTCACTCATGA
- a CDS encoding acyl-CoA dehydrogenase (PFAM: Acyl-CoA dehydrogenase, N-terminal domain; Acyl-CoA dehydrogenase, middle domain; Acyl-CoA dehydrogenase, C-terminal domain; Acyl-CoA oxidase), producing MTTDSRTAAASRTTESGTTADPTGPIPLPPGGSPRLDVEQVSEALLGQWAEARRTARERAARPELHRPLDATVAEHRDRVFGQLQLLAEEDVSRPMLPEHLGGPNDNGANVAAFEELVVADPSLQIKAGVQWGLYTSAIVQLGNEEQQQAWVPGAMDLTTPGAFAMTEIGHGSDVQSLATTATYDPSGGEDGEWVIHTPFRAAWKDFLGNAAIHAKAATVFARLITKGVDHGVHCFYVPVRDAEGELLPGVSSEDDGPKGGLNGIDNGRLAFDHVRIPRTNLLGRYGDVAADGTYTSPIESPGRRFFTMLGTLVQGRVSLDGSAIRASQLALHIAITYATQRRQFTAADPTQETVLMDYQAHLHRLLPKLAATYAGAFAHEQLLQAFDDVFSGRAEDPESREDLETLAATLKPTSTWLALDTIQECREACGGSGFMAENQLVGLHQDLDVYATFEGDNTILLQLVAKRLLSDYTSELKNVDRAGIGRFIAQRAEVLAKRHTPWARLGQNVADRGNARRAFDSMRQAEFQEEMLADRARVKVEEVALALRGAAKMSPADAAAEVNKHQVEMLDAARAHADLVRWRAFTTGIEALEDEGSRAVLTDVRDLFGLTAINDDLAWFLLSGMISAQRGRQIEGDLRRLLWRLRPHVLDLVAAFDVRPGHVRAPIALGGEQERQDEAAAHFRAQRASNDAPVSEKALRDRAKKAARARTR from the coding sequence ATGACCACCGATTCCCGCACCGCCGCGGCCTCCCGGACCACCGAGAGCGGCACCACCGCCGATCCCACCGGCCCGATCCCGCTCCCGCCGGGCGGCAGCCCCCGGCTCGACGTCGAGCAGGTCTCCGAGGCGCTGCTCGGTCAGTGGGCCGAGGCGCGCCGCACCGCCCGAGAGCGCGCGGCGCGTCCCGAGCTGCACCGCCCGCTGGACGCCACCGTCGCCGAGCACCGCGACCGGGTCTTCGGCCAGCTGCAGCTGCTCGCCGAGGAGGACGTCTCCCGCCCGATGCTCCCCGAGCACCTCGGCGGCCCCAACGACAACGGCGCCAACGTCGCCGCCTTCGAGGAGCTCGTGGTCGCCGACCCGTCGCTGCAGATCAAGGCCGGCGTGCAGTGGGGTCTGTACACCTCGGCGATCGTCCAGCTGGGCAACGAGGAGCAGCAGCAGGCCTGGGTGCCGGGCGCCATGGACCTCACCACCCCCGGCGCCTTCGCGATGACCGAGATCGGCCACGGCTCCGACGTGCAGTCGCTGGCCACCACGGCCACCTACGACCCCTCCGGCGGAGAGGACGGCGAGTGGGTGATCCACACGCCCTTCCGGGCCGCGTGGAAGGACTTCCTGGGCAACGCGGCGATCCACGCGAAAGCGGCGACCGTCTTCGCTCGCCTCATCACGAAGGGCGTGGACCACGGCGTGCACTGCTTCTACGTGCCGGTGCGCGACGCCGAGGGCGAGCTGCTGCCGGGCGTCTCGAGCGAGGACGACGGACCCAAGGGCGGGCTGAACGGCATCGACAACGGCCGCCTGGCCTTCGATCACGTGCGCATCCCGCGCACGAACCTGCTGGGCCGCTACGGCGACGTGGCCGCCGACGGCACCTACACGTCCCCCATCGAGTCGCCCGGGCGCCGGTTCTTCACGATGCTCGGCACGCTCGTGCAGGGGCGGGTCTCCCTGGACGGCTCCGCGATCCGCGCCAGCCAGCTCGCGCTGCACATCGCAATCACCTATGCGACGCAGCGCCGCCAGTTCACCGCCGCCGATCCCACGCAGGAGACGGTGCTCATGGACTACCAGGCGCACCTGCACCGACTGCTGCCGAAGCTGGCCGCCACCTACGCCGGCGCCTTCGCCCACGAGCAGCTGCTGCAGGCCTTCGACGACGTCTTCTCCGGCCGGGCGGAGGACCCCGAATCCCGCGAGGACCTCGAGACCCTCGCCGCGACGCTCAAGCCCACCTCGACGTGGCTCGCGCTGGACACGATCCAGGAGTGCCGCGAGGCCTGCGGCGGCTCCGGCTTCATGGCGGAGAACCAGCTGGTGGGTCTGCACCAGGACCTCGACGTGTACGCGACGTTCGAGGGGGACAACACCATCCTGCTGCAGCTGGTCGCCAAGCGCCTGCTCTCCGACTACACCTCCGAGCTCAAGAACGTCGACCGCGCCGGGATCGGCCGGTTCATCGCCCAGCGCGCCGAGGTGCTCGCCAAGCGCCACACGCCCTGGGCCCGGCTGGGCCAGAACGTCGCCGACCGCGGCAACGCCCGCCGCGCCTTCGACTCGATGCGGCAGGCCGAGTTCCAGGAGGAGATGCTCGCCGACCGTGCCCGGGTCAAGGTCGAGGAGGTCGCCCTCGCGCTGCGGGGCGCGGCGAAGATGAGCCCGGCCGACGCGGCCGCCGAGGTCAACAAGCACCAGGTGGAGATGCTCGACGCCGCCCGGGCCCACGCGGATCTGGTGCGCTGGCGCGCCTTCACCACCGGGATCGAGGCGCTCGAGGATGAGGGGTCGCGCGCCGTGCTCACGGACGTGCGGGACCTGTTCGGGCTCACCGCGATCAACGACGACCTGGCCTGGTTCCTGCTCAGCGGCATGATCTCCGCCCAGCGCGGCCGCCAGATCGAGGGCGACCTGCGCCGTCTGCTGTGGCGGCTGCGCCCGCACGTGCTGGACCTGGTCGCGGCGTTCGACGTGCGGCCCGGGCACGTGCGCGCCCCGATCGCCCTGGGCGGCGAGCAGGAGCGCCAGGACGAGGCCGCCGCGCACTTCCGCGCCCAGCGCGCCAGCAACGACGCACCGGTGAGCGAGAAGGCGCTGCGGGACCGCGCGAAGAAGGCCGCCCGGGCCCGCACCCGCTGA